The following DNA comes from Streptomyces sp. Ag109_O5-10.
TTCCGCAACGCCCAGCAGTCGGCGGTCGCCCTGGACATCATTGCCCTCATGGACGTCCTCAAGATCGACAAGGCGCTGCTCGCCGGCTTCGACTGGGGCTCCCGCACCGCCGACATCATCGCGGCCCTGTGGCCCGAACGCGTCAAGGGGTTGGTCTCCGTGAGCGGGTACCTCATCACCAACGTCGAGGCACAGAAGAAGCCGCTGCCCCCGAAGGCCGAATACGCCTGGTGGTACCAGTACTACTTCAGCACCGAGCGGGGCCGTCTCGCCATGGAGGACAAGACGGACCGGCACGATCTGTGCCGGCTCGTCTGGGACACCGTCTCCCCCACCTGGCACTTCGACGACGCCACCTTCGAGCGGACGGCGACCGCGTTCGAGAACCCCGACTACCCGGCCATCGTGATCCACAACTACCGCTGGCGCCTTGGGCTCGCCGACGGCGAACGCCGCTACGACCGCTATGAGAGGCAACTCGCCACCCGGCCCGTCATCGAGGTGCCCACCATCACTCTGGACCCCGAGCGCGACCCGTTCACCGCGCCCGGCAACGGGGCGGCGTACCGGGACCGGTTCACGGGTGCGTACGCCCATCGCACGCTGACCGGCATCGGCCACAACCTGCCGCAGGAGGCCCCCACCGCCTTCTCCCAGGCGGTCGTCGACGTGGACCACTTCTGAGATCAAGCCCCCGGGGTCCTTCGACCCGATGCCGGCCGCCACCGGGAGTGGTGCCGCGCGGCCCAGGACCTGCTCACGTATCCCGTTCGCATCCCACGCCTGGCCTCGGGGTCCCGGTACGCCATGCGCAGGTGCCCGAGCACGACGGCGGCGATCGTCCAGGCGAGGCAGTCGTGCACGAAGATGGCGCTGGTGCGCGAGATGAACGGCAGGAAGCCGAGGAACCACATGAGCAGGCCGGTGAACATCATCACCAGCACCGCGCCGGCGATCCATCCCGCATAGACCTTCTGCCCCGCGTTGAACTTCCCGGCAGGTCGCGCCTGCGGCTGTGTCCGCCGCCTGCGGACGGCC
Coding sequences within:
- a CDS encoding alpha/beta fold hydrolase, producing MINRRTFSKAAGIGTGAAAASLAGFRTDAEASPGRRRRLDAPTPTVPTVTPGTHTSFARLKQVRAGALDVGYAEDGPRHGPVVICLHGWPYDIHSYVDVAPLLAAQGYRVIVPYLRGHGTTRFLSSRTFRNAQQSAVALDIIALMDVLKIDKALLAGFDWGSRTADIIAALWPERVKGLVSVSGYLITNVEAQKKPLPPKAEYAWWYQYYFSTERGRLAMEDKTDRHDLCRLVWDTVSPTWHFDDATFERTATAFENPDYPAIVIHNYRWRLGLADGERRYDRYERQLATRPVIEVPTITLDPERDPFTAPGNGAAYRDRFTGAYAHRTLTGIGHNLPQEAPTAFSQAVVDVDHF
- a CDS encoding cytochrome b/b6 domain-containing protein, which gives rise to MRSTAGSTVRTGAMERRDPSGQVRRFSRAERLVHRATGWLMLLCLATAACLYFGPLAELVGRRHLVAAVHEWSGICLPGPFLLGLLSADFRADLRRLNRFAVYDRQWLRAVRRRRTQPQARPAGKFNAGQKVYAGWIAGAVLVMMFTGLLMWFLGFLPFISRTSAIFVHDCLAWTIAAVVLGHLRMAYRDPEARRGMRTGYVSRSWAARHHSRWRPASGRRTPGA